Proteins encoded within one genomic window of Candidatus Saccharibacteria bacterium:
- the rpsT gene encoding 30S ribosomal protein S20: MPIIKSAIKRSKQEIRRRANNRLVKTEFRTLTKNFLIEVKAGNYDQEQFKKVVSSLDRAVKKGVLHRNTVARKKSSLTKAANTVRKSSNLVTDQATKSTVKPKTEASTKPATKKAVKKSTKISQSKKTPAKKAPVKKSTDTK; this comes from the coding sequence ATGCCAATTATAAAGTCAGCAATCAAGCGATCCAAACAAGAAATTAGACGACGAGCCAATAACCGGTTGGTCAAAACTGAATTCAGAACATTGACCAAGAACTTCTTAATAGAAGTCAAGGCAGGAAATTATGATCAAGAACAGTTTAAAAAGGTTGTATCTAGTCTAGATCGAGCAGTCAAGAAGGGCGTATTGCATCGCAATACTGTAGCTCGCAAGAAATCTAGTCTAACCAAGGCTGCAAATACCGTCAGGAAGTCCAGCAATCTAGTAACTGATCAGGCTACTAAGTCTACTGTTAAACCCAAGACTGAGGCTTCAACAAAACCTGCTACCAAGAAGGCTGTCAAAAAGAGTACGAAAATATCTCAGTCCAAGAAAACTCCTGCTAAGAAAGCACCAGTCAAGAAATCTACAGATACCAAGTAG
- a CDS encoding Hsp20/alpha crystallin family protein — protein MARKSTIVQDDDDLVVDDSFLDMDESDDQNWIDGDDDVEGQLNVDVYQTKTHVVIMAPIAGISPDKLDIAISDDVVTIRGSREEGAQTKGRDYYIQECFWGSFSRSVILPTPAIADKAEAKMENGVVTIKIPKVAQEKVRKIKVVAA, from the coding sequence GTGGCTAGAAAAAGTACAATAGTTCAAGACGATGATGATTTGGTAGTAGATGATTCATTTTTGGATATGGATGAAAGTGATGACCAAAACTGGATAGATGGAGATGATGACGTAGAAGGACAACTCAATGTAGATGTTTACCAAACCAAGACTCATGTAGTAATCATGGCTCCGATTGCCGGAATTAGTCCCGACAAATTAGATATTGCAATCAGTGATGATGTGGTGACCATCCGAGGAAGTAGAGAGGAAGGCGCACAAACAAAAGGTAGAGACTACTATATCCAGGAGTGCTTCTGGGGATCTTTCTCGAGATCTGTGATTTTACCCACTCCAGCAATAGCTGACAAGGCAGAGGCTAAGATGGAAAATGGTGTAGTGACAATCAAGATTCCTAAAGTAGCCCAGGAAAAAGTCCGCAAGATCAAGGTCGTTGCCGCCTAG
- the argS gene encoding arginine--tRNA ligase, whose protein sequence is MTINKLTQEIARTLDIRPEDLAWKTDQSKFDADLVLILAPLLSKYQIKIQDLRDKLESVLKKYLSDLDYEFVGSYLNIKLSIKFQIGLLIDKLEQAKSANLDYGQLPANNQLAVVDFIGLNIAKPFSVGHIRPTVQGWAIIQILRNAGYSVVGDNHLGDWGTPFGMWVYAYKHWGNKQAVEERGVYELNDLYIKFRQALSQEPNLIDQAKRELIKLANKDPETIELYNWFYDLSINDMNRMLGILNVKADQTIGEAFYQEMASQMVDEMLESGVAKKGESGAIIVDLNDQGIETPIMIRKSDGTNLYATSDIATIKYRVDRWHPDRIIYVVSVEQSFHFRQVFALASKLGLDQADLVHAEFGNIDEMVDGKRSKISSRKGVILLEDLINQVLEYTKTQFASNQLTSQDYQKIALGAIKFADLAQHRKTSILYDFDKMFSLNGYSSVYIQYTVVRLRSLVKKSQIKPDFQNLTGLDASAKQLIIELLRFDQVLAESARELFPHRVAEYLYQLAKESNRLYEYSKVLSEPNQELKQAKVSLFDLTARVITRGLELLGIEVPDRM, encoded by the coding sequence ATGACGATTAATAAATTAACTCAAGAGATTGCTCGGACTTTAGATATTCGCCCCGAGGATTTGGCTTGGAAAACTGATCAATCAAAGTTTGATGCTGATTTGGTCTTGATTTTAGCCCCACTATTATCTAAGTATCAGATCAAGATTCAAGATTTACGAGATAAACTTGAAAGCGTATTAAAAAAATATCTCAGTGATCTGGATTATGAATTTGTTGGATCCTACCTTAATATTAAACTTAGCATTAAGTTTCAAATTGGACTATTGATTGATAAATTAGAGCAGGCAAAATCTGCAAATCTAGATTATGGACAGCTCCCTGCCAATAACCAGCTGGCTGTAGTTGATTTTATTGGGCTTAATATTGCCAAGCCATTTTCGGTAGGACATATTCGACCTACAGTTCAGGGTTGGGCAATTATTCAGATTCTTCGGAATGCTGGCTATAGTGTAGTTGGTGACAACCATCTTGGAGATTGGGGAACTCCTTTCGGGATGTGGGTCTATGCTTATAAACATTGGGGAAACAAGCAGGCAGTTGAGGAGCGTGGAGTCTATGAACTCAATGATCTCTATATCAAGTTTCGTCAAGCACTCAGTCAGGAGCCTAATTTGATAGACCAAGCTAAGCGGGAACTAATCAAACTAGCCAACAAGGATCCAGAAACTATAGAGCTCTATAATTGGTTTTATGATTTGTCGATTAATGATATGAACCGAATGTTGGGTATACTGAATGTCAAGGCAGATCAGACAATAGGAGAGGCCTTTTATCAAGAAATGGCTAGTCAAATGGTGGACGAGATGCTTGAGTCAGGTGTTGCTAAGAAGGGTGAATCGGGAGCAATTATTGTCGATCTCAATGATCAAGGAATAGAGACACCAATAATGATCAGAAAGTCAGATGGGACTAATCTTTATGCTACAAGTGATATTGCTACTATCAAGTATCGAGTTGATCGTTGGCATCCAGATAGGATAATATATGTAGTTTCTGTGGAGCAAAGCTTTCATTTTCGTCAGGTATTTGCCTTAGCAAGCAAATTGGGTCTTGATCAAGCTGATTTAGTGCATGCTGAATTTGGTAATATTGATGAAATGGTAGATGGTAAGCGTTCGAAGATCTCATCTCGTAAGGGTGTAATACTACTTGAGGATTTAATAAATCAAGTCCTCGAATATACCAAGACTCAGTTTGCCAGTAATCAGCTGACAAGTCAAGATTATCAAAAGATTGCGCTTGGTGCGATCAAATTTGCAGATTTAGCCCAACATCGTAAGACTAGTATCCTATATGATTTTGACAAGATGTTTTCATTGAATGGTTATTCATCAGTTTATATCCAGTACACTGTAGTCAGGTTGCGATCCTTGGTTAAGAAGTCTCAGATCAAGCCAGATTTTCAGAATCTGACTGGGCTTGATGCTTCTGCCAAGCAACTAATCATAGAATTATTAAGGTTTGATCAAGTATTGGCCGAGAGTGCTAGAGAGCTTTTTCCACACCGGGTTGCAGAATACCTCTATCAATTAGCAAAAGAATCCAATAGACTCTATGAGTATTCAAAAGTTTTATCTGAGCCTAATCAGGAACTCAAACAAGCCAAGGTTAGCTTGTTTGATCTGACAGCTAGAGTGATTACTCGGGGATTAGAATTATTAGGGATTGAAGTACCTGATAGGATGTAG